Within the Pseudomonas orientalis genome, the region CTGCGCATGAAGCCGAAAAACCAGCGCCCGACGGAAAGCCAGATCGCGAGCAAGGTTCACGAGTTGCTGAACATGGTGCAGCTCGACTGGCTGTCTGACCGCTACCCGGAACAACTCTCCGGCGGCCAGCGCCAGCGTATCGCCCTGGCCCGCGCCCTGGCGGTGGAGCCCAAGGTGCTGCTGCTGGACGAACCCTTCGGCGCCCTCGATGCCAAGGTGCGCAAAGAGCTGCGCCGCTGGCTGGCGCGCCTGCATGAAGATATCAACCTGACCTCGGTGTTCGTGACCCACGACCAGGAAGAGGCCATGGAAGTCGCCGACCGTATCGTGGTGATGAACAAGGGCGTGATCGAGCAGATCGGCTCGCCGGGCGACGTCTACGAAAACCCGGCCAGCGACTTTGTGTACCACTTCCTGGGCGACTCCAACCGCTTGCATCTGGGCGAGGACAAACACCTGCTGTTCCGCCCGCACGAGGTGTCGCTGTCACGGCATGAGCTTGAAGATCACCACGCAGCTGAGGTGCGGGACATCCGGCCGCTGGGCGCGACTACTCGCGTGACCCTCAAGGTAGAAGGCCAGCCCGAGCTGATCGAAGCCGAAGTGGTGAAGGACCACGACAGCCTGACCGGCCTGACCCGTGGCGAAACCCTGTTCTTCAAACCCAAGGTCTGGCAAAAAGCCTGAGCTACCAATGTGGGAGGGGGCTTGCCCCCGATAGCGGTGTGTCAGTCACACATATGCTGACTGATCCACCGCCATCGGGGGCAAGCCCCCTCCCACATTTAGATCCCGCTGGGTTTGAGATCGCGGCGTGCCACCGGGCCTGAGCGTTGCTCAATCTGCTGCTTCAGCGCCTGGCGCAACCCCAGCGCAAACGCCAGCTCCGCCACCACAAACAGCGGCCCCACGATCAGCCCGGATACATCATCAACGAACGCCGGCTTCCGGCCTTCGTAGTAATGCCCGACAAACTGAATCACCCAGCCCACCACAAACATCCCGATACCGCTGCTCAACCACACCGTCGTGTTCTGCGCCGCCAGCACGTGGCCGGCCCATACCGACAAGCCCATCAGCAACGTCATCAAGAGTCCCAGGGCCAGTTCCAGGCGCAGGTAAAACCATGCCGAAAACAGCGCCAGCAGCACCGCCGGGGAAACCCACAGCGCACCCACCGGCCATTCGGGGCGTGACAGCAGCACGGCGACCGCTACCACGATCAAGGGAATGCCGATGAAATGGCTGGCGATATTGCGTGGGTCGCGGTGGTAGGCGGCGTATTGACTGAGGTGGTCGACGAGGCTTTTCATTGTTGTTCCTCCTGTAGGATGTTTGATCATGCCCTGTCAGTCGGCGCCTAACTGTCAACTGGGCGACAATCTTCGGAGTTCCCATGGACACAGGCAAATGGCACGCGCACCTGGCCGGCGGCCACTGGTTTGGCCATCTGCCTGCAGACTTGCAGCATAGCCTGCTGGCGGCGGCGCGGGTGCGCACGCTGACGGCGGGGCAGTTTCTATTCAAACGCGGCGATCCGCCGTGTGGCCTGTATGCGGTGCTGGAAGGGACGGTGCGCATCAGCGCGGTGAATGCCCAGGGCAAGGAAGCGGTGCTGAGCCTGGTGGAGACGCCTCACTGGTTCGGCGAGATCTGCCTGTTCGACAACCTGCCGCGCACCCACGATGCGCTCGCCACGGGCCCTTGCACGCTGGCGCAGGTGCCGCAGGCGGCGATGCTCGGCATGCTCGAGCGGCACCCGGCGTATTGGCGCGATGTGGCCCTGTTGATGAGCCACAAGCTGCGCCTGTCGTTGATCAATATCGAACAGATGAGCCTGATGCCCGCGTCGGCGCGGCTGGCCCATCGGCTGCTGATGATTGCTCAGGGTTACGGTGAGCGAACGCAGGCGCGCCGGGTGTTGCAACTGCCCCAGGAGGACCTGGCGGCGATGCTCGGCCTGTCGCGCCAGACCACCAACAGCCTGCTCAGGGCACTGGAGCAACAGGGCGTGCTCGGCCTGAGCTACGGGGCCATCGAGATTCTCGACCTCAATGGCCTGCGGCTGGCTGCCGGCCTATGAACCGCGATAGGTGGAGAAGCCGTAAGGGCTGAGCAGCAGCGGGATGTGGTAGTGCTGATCAGCCTGCTTGACCTGGAAAATCACCGGCACTTCGGGGAAGAAGGTTTCGCGGTTGGCGTGCTTGTAATAGTCGCCGGTCTTGAACACCACGCGGTACTCGCCCGGTTTCATGCTGCGATCAGCGGGAAACAGTTCGGCGATGCGCCCCTGTTCGTTGGTCACGCCCTGGGACAGCGATTGCCATTGGTCGCCCACGTGTTCTTCCAGGGTGACGTTGACGCCGGCGCTCGGCAGGCCGTTTTCCAGGTTGAGCACATGCACGCTCAGCGGGTTGCCGGCGGCCATGGCCAGGGTGCACAGGCCGCTCAGGCTGAGGGCGGCGAGGGTCATGCTGAGGGTTTTCATCGTGAAGTCCTTTTTTGACAGAGGTGGTATCAAGGGGTGATTTTCAGGCCCAGTTGCTCGGCGGCCTGTACGGCGCAGGCTTCGTCCTGCGCGGCGCCGCCGGCACCGGCGATGCCCAGTGCGCCGACCAGCTCGGCGTCGGCGAACAGCGGCACGCCACCGCCGAGCAACAGCAACTCGGGCAAGCTGTTAAGGTTGGCGGCCTCGGGGTTGTTGCGCGCGCGCTCGGCGAACAGCCGGGTCGGGGTTTTGCTCGACAGCGCCGTGTAGGCCTTGCGCTGGCTGGCGAGGCTGTTGTGTGGGCCGACGCCGTCGGCGCGCAGGCTCAGCAACAGGTTGCCGCCACGGTCGAGCACGGTCAGCGCGGCGGTGCAGTGCGCCAGGCCGGCATCGGCCAATTGGCGTGCGGTGCGCAGATCCAGCTCGGCGTGACGTGGCAGTTGCGGCGTGGCCTGGGCGGCAGTCGCCACGGCGAGGCTCAGGAACAAGGCAGTGCGAAACATGGTGAGGGCTCCAGAAGGCAGGCCGTCACGGTAGCCAGTGGACGTGGTCAAAAGCCGCACAATTTGATGACAGGTTTGTAATCAAACCCAGAGGTAAGGCATGCAGGTGTTGTTAGTGGAAGACCAGCCGCAACTGGCGCAACGCATGGCCCAGGGCCTGAGCGAGGCGGGTTTCGGCGTTGAAGTGGCGGCCAACGGCATGGCGGCGCAGCGCTTTGTGGAAAGCACCGAGTACGACCTGGTGATCCTGGACGTGATGCTGCCGGGCCTGAATGCGTGGAAGTTGCAGCAGGCGATTCGCCAGCGCGGAGAAACCCCCGTGCTGTTCCTGACCACGCCTGATGGGATTGAAGATCGGCTGCGAGGGTTGGAATTGCATGAAGACGATTACTTGCTCAAGCCGTTTGACGCCAAGGTGTTGGTGGCGCGGGTGAGGAAATTGTTGCGGCGTGATCGGGGGCGGTGATTGATCCGGGATTTGCAGAGCCTCAAAGACCGCTATCGGGGGCAAGCCCCCTCCCACACTTAAATGTATTCACAGTTCAAATGTGGGAGGGGGCTTGCCCCCGATGAGGCCCTCAAAAACACCCCCCATTCCCCTACCGCAACCCATCCCGAAACTGCCCCGGCGTCATCCCCGTCCAGCGCTTGAACGCCCGGTTGAAACTGCTGGTATCGGCAAACCCCAGCAAATGACTGATCTCGGCCAATGAACACTGCGGGTCGCGCAGGTGCAACAGCGCCAGGTTCTGCCGGCATTCATTGAGCAACGCGTCAAACCGGCAACCTTCATCCGCCAGGTGCCGCTGCAGGCTGCGCAGACTCAAATGCAACGCCTGGGCGATCCGCTCCGCGCCGGGTTCGCCGTCGGGCAGTTGCGCCTCGATGGCGGCGCGCACCTTGCGCTCCCAGGTCAGCGGCTGCAGTTGCGCCAGGGTGCGCTTGAGCACGGTTTCATTGTGTTCGGCCAACTCCGGGTTGGCATCGTCCAGGTGGCTGTCGAAGTCCTGGGCGGCGAACTCCAGGCGGTCTTCCTCGGCGCCAAAGAATACCGGTGCGCGAAACACCGTGTGCCAGGGCGCGGGGTCGAACGGTTCCGGGCGCTGCAGGTAAACCGCCAGCGGTGCATAGTCGCGCCCCAGGCGATTGCGGCAGGTGCGCACATAGATCGCCGCAAACGCATCAATGGCTTCCAGCGCCGGCGCCGGGCTGCCTTCGGGTTGCAGCAGGCGAAAACGGTAGCAGTCGCCGTGTCGGCTCAACTCCAGGCTCAGGGCATCGCTGACCACCTGGTGATAGCGCACGATGCGTTCGAACACTTCGCGCAAACTGCCGCTGGCCACCAGCGCGTAACCCAATGCATGAAAGGTCGTGGGGCTGACAAACCGCGACACCCGCAAGCCAATCGCCGGGTCGCCACTGGCCTGCACCGCCAGTGCCCACAGGCGCGTAGTGGCCGACAATGGGTAGCGTGCGTTTGGGTCGTCCATCAGCAACGGGTCGAGCCCGGCCTCAAGGCACAGCGCGGCGCTGTCCAGGCCCAGGGCCTCGAGTTGCTTGCGCAGGGCGCGGGTCCAGCTGGCGAGGGAAGTCGGTTCAGTCATGGCGATTGGCGCTTGCGGTCAACAGGTTGGCGTGCGGAGCTAGCGGCCTGCGCCAGGGTTGGGTGCAGGATGCAGGCATCACTCCACAAGAGAATGGAAGCATGGACGGTACTTGTGCAAGTCCCCAGCAGATGAACGCGCAACAGCGTTCGGCGCATATCCGCGAGGTGGTGCTGGCCGAGGGCGCGCGCCTGCGCCAGCGGCATCCCTGGCTGCTGCATCAGGACGCGCTGGGCGCGGGCATCCTGGCGTTCGCTTGGGTCGGCATGCTGGGTTCGGCGGCGCTGTATATCAGCGGTCATATGAACTGGTGGGTATGCCTGCTGCTCAATGCGTTCTTTGCCTCACTCACCCATGAGCTGGAACACGACCTGATCCACAGCATGTACTTTCGCAAGCAGCGCGTGCCCCACAACCTGATGATGGGCCTGGTGTGGCTGGCGCGGCCGAGCACGATCAACCCGTGGATTCGCCGGCACCTGCACCTCAATCATCACAAGGTCTCCGGCACCGAGGCCGATGTGGAAGAGCGTGCCATCACCAACGGCGAGCCCTGGGGCATCGCGCGGTTGCTGATGGTGGGCGACAACATGATGTCCGCCATGATCCGCCTGCTGCGCGCGAGGACCTGGCCGCACAGGTTCAGCATCCTCAAGCGGGTATTGTTGGTGTACGCACCGCTGGCGCTGCTGCATTGGGGCGCGTGGTACATCTTCCTCGGTTTTCATGCCGCCAACGGCATCGCCGGTCTGGTGGGCGCGCCCATCGACTGGTCAGCCGGGACGCTGCAGATGATGCAGGTGATCGATATCGCAGCGGTGGTGATCATCGGCCCCAACGTGCTGCGCACCTTTTGCCTGCACTTCGTCAGTTCCAACATGCATTACTACGGCGATGTGGAGCCGGGCAATGTGATCCAGCAGACCCAGGTGCTCAACCCCTGGTGGATGTGGCCGTTGCAGGCGTTCTGTTTCAATTTCGGCAGCACCCACGGCATCCACCATTTCGTGGTGAAGGAGCCGTTCTATATCCGCCAGATGACGGTCAGGGTGGCGCACAAGGTCATGGCCGAGATGGGCGTGCGCTTCAATGATTTCGGCACCTTTGCGCGGGCCAATCGGTTTGAACGCGAAGAGCAACCGGACAGCGACCTCGCGTTCAGCAAGCAATGAATGCCAGCGGCAGGTCGCGGATCTGTTCGCGCACCGGTGGCTGGTAGTGATCGTCGCTGATCAGTTCATGCAGCAGTTCTTCGCGCAGTTGGTGGAATTCAAAGCTGCTGCGCTGGCGCGGATGGGGCAGGGCGATCTCGACCACCTGCTTGATCCGCCCGGGCCGGGGCTCCATCACCACCACGCGGTCGGCGAGGAAAATCGCCTCTTCCACATCGTGGGTCACCAACACCGTAGTGATTTTGGCGCGGGCGCGAATCGCCAGCAGTTCGTCCTGCATCTGCTGGCGGGTCAGCGCATCCAGCGCGCCGAACGGCTCGTCCAGCAGCAGAATCCGTGGGCTGGCCACCAGGCCACGGGCGATCGCTACCCGTTGCGCCATGCCGCCGGACAGTTGGTGGGGATAGGCGCGGGTGAAATCGGTGAGGCCCACCAGTTCGATAAAGTCGCCAATGCGTCGGCTGCGCTCGGCCTCGCTCAAGGGCTCATTGACCAGGCCCAGGCCGATGTTCTGCGCCACCGTCAGCCAGGGGAACAAGCGGTGTTCCTGGAACACGATGCCGCGTTCGCTGCCGATGCCGCTCACGGCTTTGCCATCGACCTGAATCTGCCCGCGAAACTGCGTATCCAGCCCCACCAGCAAGCGTAAAAGCGTGGACTTGCCGCAGCCGCTCGAACCGACAATCGCCACAAATTCGCCCTCGGCAATCTCCAGGTTGAATTCGCGGATGGCTTCCAGCTCGACGCCATCCACCTCGAAGGACTTGCCCACATGGTTGAAGCTGACAATCGGTGCGTTCATGCGTGTCTCCAGCCGGTGACGCGGCTTTCAAGGCGTTGGCCGATAAGGTTGAGGGTGGCGCCGGTAAGGCCGACCAGCAGCATGCCGCTCATGATCAAATCCATGCGCAGCAGCTGTTGGGCGCCGATCATCAGGCTGCCGATGCCGCCATTGGACGGCATGAAGTATTCCGCGCCGATGGTGCCCAGCCAGGCGTAGATCAGGCTCAGGCGCAGCCCGGCGAAAATGCCCGGCGCCGCGCCCGGCAGTATCAGGCGGCGCAGCCGTTGGAACAGGTTCAGGCGCAGCACCTGTGCGGCTTCGCTCAGTTGCGGTGACAGGTTCAACACGCTGCGCTGGGTGGCGATAAACAGCGGGAAAAACGCCGCCAGGCCGATAAACACCCATTTGGCCAATTCCCCCAGGCCAAACCAGGCCGTGAGCAACGGCACCCAGGCAAAGATTGCGATCTGGCGCAAGGCGGCCAGGGTAGGGCCGAGCACCCGCTCGCTGCGCGGTGACAAGCCCAGCCACAAGCCGATGGCAAACCCCAGGCTGGCGCCCAATGCCAGGCCACCCAGGGTGCGCCCCAGGCTTTTGCCCAGCGCGCCCGACAGCGTGCCATCCACGACGCCCGTGGCGGTGGTCTGCAGCACAGTCCATGGGCTCACCAGGATATTTGCGTCGACCCAGCCCTGCTGCGTCGCCACTTGCCACAGCGCCAGCAACCCCAGCGGCAGCAGCCACGGCTGCAGGCGCTGCCAACCCTGGTAACGCGGGCCGCGCCGGATGTGCGCGGTGGCCGGATGCGGCCAGTGCACCCATTTGCGGTCCAGCCAGCCGACGCCACGGTCCATCACCACGCCCAGCACGCCGAT harbors:
- a CDS encoding sulfate/molybdate ABC transporter ATP-binding protein, translating into MSIEVRNVSKNFNAFKALDSINLDIQSGELVALLGPSGCGKTTLLRIIAGLETPDAGSIVFHGEDVSGHDVRDRNVGFVFQHYALFRHMTVFDNVAFGLRMKPKNQRPTESQIASKVHELLNMVQLDWLSDRYPEQLSGGQRQRIALARALAVEPKVLLLDEPFGALDAKVRKELRRWLARLHEDINLTSVFVTHDQEEAMEVADRIVVMNKGVIEQIGSPGDVYENPASDFVYHFLGDSNRLHLGEDKHLLFRPHEVSLSRHELEDHHAAEVRDIRPLGATTRVTLKVEGQPELIEAEVVKDHDSLTGLTRGETLFFKPKVWQKA
- a CDS encoding DUF962 domain-containing protein, encoding MKSLVDHLSQYAAYHRDPRNIASHFIGIPLIVVAVAVLLSRPEWPVGALWVSPAVLLALFSAWFYLRLELALGLLMTLLMGLSVWAGHVLAAQNTTVWLSSGIGMFVVGWVIQFVGHYYEGRKPAFVDDVSGLIVGPLFVVAELAFALGLRQALKQQIEQRSGPVARRDLKPSGI
- a CDS encoding Crp/Fnr family transcriptional regulator, producing the protein MDTGKWHAHLAGGHWFGHLPADLQHSLLAAARVRTLTAGQFLFKRGDPPCGLYAVLEGTVRISAVNAQGKEAVLSLVETPHWFGEICLFDNLPRTHDALATGPCTLAQVPQAAMLGMLERHPAYWRDVALLMSHKLRLSLINIEQMSLMPASARLAHRLLMIAQGYGERTQARRVLQLPQEDLAAMLGLSRQTTNSLLRALEQQGVLGLSYGAIEILDLNGLRLAAGL
- the uraH gene encoding hydroxyisourate hydrolase, whose product is MKTLSMTLAALSLSGLCTLAMAAGNPLSVHVLNLENGLPSAGVNVTLEEHVGDQWQSLSQGVTNEQGRIAELFPADRSMKPGEYRVVFKTGDYYKHANRETFFPEVPVIFQVKQADQHYHIPLLLSPYGFSTYRGS
- a CDS encoding GlcG/HbpS family heme-binding protein — translated: MFRTALFLSLAVATAAQATPQLPRHAELDLRTARQLADAGLAHCTAALTVLDRGGNLLLSLRADGVGPHNSLASQRKAYTALSSKTPTRLFAERARNNPEAANLNSLPELLLLGGGVPLFADAELVGALGIAGAGGAAQDEACAVQAAEQLGLKITP
- a CDS encoding response regulator; the encoded protein is MQVLLVEDQPQLAQRMAQGLSEAGFGVEVAANGMAAQRFVESTEYDLVILDVMLPGLNAWKLQQAIRQRGETPVLFLTTPDGIEDRLRGLELHEDDYLLKPFDAKVLVARVRKLLRRDRGR
- a CDS encoding AraC family transcriptional regulator, which translates into the protein MTEPTSLASWTRALRKQLEALGLDSAALCLEAGLDPLLMDDPNARYPLSATTRLWALAVQASGDPAIGLRVSRFVSPTTFHALGYALVASGSLREVFERIVRYHQVVSDALSLELSRHGDCYRFRLLQPEGSPAPALEAIDAFAAIYVRTCRNRLGRDYAPLAVYLQRPEPFDPAPWHTVFRAPVFFGAEEDRLEFAAQDFDSHLDDANPELAEHNETVLKRTLAQLQPLTWERKVRAAIEAQLPDGEPGAERIAQALHLSLRSLQRHLADEGCRFDALLNECRQNLALLHLRDPQCSLAEISHLLGFADTSSFNRAFKRWTGMTPGQFRDGLR
- a CDS encoding fatty acid desaturase, whose product is MDGTCASPQQMNAQQRSAHIREVVLAEGARLRQRHPWLLHQDALGAGILAFAWVGMLGSAALYISGHMNWWVCLLLNAFFASLTHELEHDLIHSMYFRKQRVPHNLMMGLVWLARPSTINPWIRRHLHLNHHKVSGTEADVEERAITNGEPWGIARLLMVGDNMMSAMIRLLRARTWPHRFSILKRVLLVYAPLALLHWGAWYIFLGFHAANGIAGLVGAPIDWSAGTLQMMQVIDIAAVVIIGPNVLRTFCLHFVSSNMHYYGDVEPGNVIQQTQVLNPWWMWPLQAFCFNFGSTHGIHHFVVKEPFYIRQMTVRVAHKVMAEMGVRFNDFGTFARANRFEREEQPDSDLAFSKQ
- a CDS encoding ABC transporter ATP-binding protein, giving the protein MNAPIVSFNHVGKSFEVDGVELEAIREFNLEIAEGEFVAIVGSSGCGKSTLLRLLVGLDTQFRGQIQVDGKAVSGIGSERGIVFQEHRLFPWLTVAQNIGLGLVNEPLSEAERSRRIGDFIELVGLTDFTRAYPHQLSGGMAQRVAIARGLVASPRILLLDEPFGALDALTRQQMQDELLAIRARAKITTVLVTHDVEEAIFLADRVVVMEPRPGRIKQVVEIALPHPRQRSSFEFHQLREELLHELISDDHYQPPVREQIRDLPLAFIAC
- a CDS encoding ABC transporter permease → MARTARLSPPLTTPTLRWPALSPWLLPLTLLALWWLACRHQWMSEQILPPPALVWSSAVELAGGELWSHLAISVQRLFWGLLAGIGAGALLGAWLGFSARAERLVFPTFSALAQVPTLAWIPLFMVFFGIGETLKLVVLVKAIVVPVTLHTLVGVRDAQPQLRETARVLRLPTHLLIRRLILPAALPAFMAGVRLALAAGWTSLLAVELLASSEGIGYLMVWARQLFMLDIVFVCIVVIGVLGVVMDRGVGWLDRKWVHWPHPATAHIRRGPRYQGWQRLQPWLLPLGLLALWQVATQQGWVDANILVSPWTVLQTTATGVVDGTLSGALGKSLGRTLGGLALGASLGFAIGLWLGLSPRSERVLGPTLAALRQIAIFAWVPLLTAWFGLGELAKWVFIGLAAFFPLFIATQRSVLNLSPQLSEAAQVLRLNLFQRLRRLILPGAAPGIFAGLRLSLIYAWLGTIGAEYFMPSNGGIGSLMIGAQQLLRMDLIMSGMLLVGLTGATLNLIGQRLESRVTGWRHA